In one window of Lampris incognitus isolate fLamInc1 chromosome 3, fLamInc1.hap2, whole genome shotgun sequence DNA:
- the nmu gene encoding neuromedin-U: MKRTSQGQTHLLPPQRGGSAAATTPLSTASLVLTLLILALPICKSAPAQLQHPTTDQHRLLSQIDDVCASYLSADLPFPASGDLGKLCVLMLVQKSKELRVRENRKRTSAVLHPLLQLVPQLRTRRERRVSVRDDLQGPGGIQSRGYFLYRPRNGRRSLDYE, from the exons atgaagaggacctCCCAGGGCCAAACGCACCTCCTCCCTCCTCAGCGCGGCGGCAGCGCCGCTGCCACGACCCCGCTCAGCACCGCCAGCCTCGTGCTCACGCTCCTCATCCTAGCCCTCCCGATCTGCAAAA GTGCTCCAGCACAACTCCAACATCCCACCACAGATCAGCATCGGCTCCTCAGTCAG ATCGACGACGTGTGTGCATCCTACCTCTCTGCAGACCTGCCATTTCCA GCATCTGGTGACTTAGGGAAACTCTGTGTGTTGATGCTTGTTCAGAAGTCAAAG GAGCTGAGAGTGAGAGAAAATAGGAAAAGG ACTTCTGCTGTGTTGCACCCTCTCCTGCAGCTAGTTCCTCAGCTCCGTaccagaagagagagaagagtctCAGTGCGC GATGACCTTCAGGGACCTGGGGGAATCCAGAGCAGAGGGTACTTCTTATATCGG CCAAGAAATGGACGACGATCCCTAGATTATGAGTGA